A genomic region of Rhipicephalus sanguineus isolate Rsan-2018 chromosome 1, BIME_Rsan_1.4, whole genome shotgun sequence contains the following coding sequences:
- the LOC119401759 gene encoding sterol carrier protein 2: MERTGRRVFVVGVGMTKFAKPGDKKRDYPVLAKEAVAAALQDCGMEYADVEQACCGYVYGDSTCGQRCLYELGMTGIPVYNVNNNCSTGSTALLLAKQLVEGGLSDVVLALGFEKMDRGSLTSKYRDRANPVEKHAKVLAATHGLAPAPMAAQMFGAAGMEHMAKYGSTREHLAKIAQKNHRHSVNNPNSQFRDEHTLEEILESPVVFGPLTKLQCCPTSDGAAAAILVSEAVVRRLHLEAQAVEVLSMQMATDLPSAFADNSCIEMVGFSMTRKAAQEAFRRAGLTPNDVQVIELHDCFSANELLAYEALGLCPVGKGAELVDRGDNTYGGKYVVNPSGGLISKGHPLGATGLAQCAELCWQLRGAAGPRQVPGARIALQHNIGIGGAVVVALYRLGFPRAAL; the protein is encoded by the coding sequence ATGGAGCGCACCGGCCGCCGGGTGTTTGTGGTGGGTGTGGGCATGACCAAGTTCGCCAAGCCGGGCGACAAGAAGCGTGACTACCCTGTGCTGGCCAAGGAGGCCGTGGCAGCGGCTCTGCAGGACTGCGGTATGGAGTATGCCGACGTGGAGCAAGCCTGCTGCGGCTACGTGTACGGCGACTCGACGTGCGGCCAGCGTTGCCTCTACGAGCTCGGAATGACGGGCATCCCTGTGTACAACGTCAACAACAACTGCTCGACCGGCTCGACGGCGCTGCTGTTGGCCAAACAGCTGGTCGAGGGTGGCCTGTCCGACGTGGTGCTGGCGCTAGGCTTCGAGAAGATGGACCGTGGCTCGCTCACCTCCAAGTACCGCGACCGCGCGAACCCCGTTGAGAAACACGCTAAGGTGCTGGCTGCCACTCACGGCCTGGCGCCGGCGCCCATGGCCGCGCAGATGTTCGGCGCTGCAGGGATGGAGCACATGGCCAAGTACGGCAGCACGCGCGAACACCTGGCGAAGATCGCCCAAAAGAACCACCGTCACTCGGTGAACAACCCGAACTCGCAGTTCCGCGACGAGCACACGCTCGAGGAGATCCTCGAGTCTCCCGTGGTGTTTGGGCCGCTCACTAAGTTGCAGTGTTGCCCGACGtcggacggggcggcggctgccATCCTGGTGAGCGAGGCCGTGGTGCGGCGGCTGCATCTAGAGGCGCAGGCAGTGGAAGTGCTCAGCATGCAGATGGCCACCGACCTGCCGTCGGCATTTGCCGACAACTCGTGCATCGAAATGGTGGGCTTCAGCATGACGCGCAAGGCAGCCCAAGAGGCATTCCGGCGCGCAGGCCTCACTCCCAACGACGTGCAAGTGATCGAGCTGCACGACTGCTTCTCGGCCAACGAGCTGCTGGCGTACGAGGCGCTCGGCCTCTGCCCTGTCGGCAAGGGGGCCGAGCTAGTGGACCGCGGCGACAACACGTATGGCGGCAAGTACGTGGTGAACCCGAGCGGAGGCCTCATCTCCAAGGGCCACCCGCTTGGTGCCACGGGGCTGGCACAGTGCGCCGAGCTGTGCTGGCAGCTGCGTGGCGCGGCTGGCCCTCGCCAGGTGCCCGGTGCCCGCATCGCGCTGCAGCACAACATCGGCATTGGCGGCGCGGTCGTCGTCGCCTTGTACCGCCTTGGCTTTCCCAGGGCCGCTCTCTGA